The following coding sequences are from one Microbacterium wangchenii window:
- a CDS encoding ABC transporter ATP-binding protein, with protein MKLISSTLRRLMPYLPASARRFLLWYCTLTAVLAVVDVVALMLLALTLAAAAAGNTVRLPIVGTLPESAVPWLIVVLSILVVGKSAANVGLQWIATRRFASYELAVGGRLFSAYIRAPWTERLGRNTAQIVQMADTGIANVIAGFLLPITTLPGLVVTSVGVAGVIVFAQPLTALITVVYLGGIAALQYAVLGSKTRQAGRVARDSALKVAALISGMVASLKEITLRGKADEVEAVVRDQRALTSRARANVSFLSSVPRFVFDAAIIGGFLLTGGLAFALDGMEGAIAAIALFGIAGFRLVPALTGFQSVITRTVTAAPYADAVISDIETSEEYLRAQEHLGKQPLPAAPQLLSFHDVGFTYPKAAVPAVSGVTIEIPMGSTVGIAGSSGAGKSTLVDLLLGLITPTAGLLTIDGLPLEDVLGAWRSHVGYVPQDVTLFDGTIAQNIALTWGKDVDLERAEHAARRAQLWDVIEQREGGLSSRVGERGLTLSGGQRQRLGIARALYSDPLILVLDEATSALDTKTEADVAAAIQGLQGEVTVIAVAHRLSTIRPFDQILFMKEGRVEESGSFDEVVAANREFAMQAQLAGLV; from the coding sequence ATGAAGCTCATCTCCTCGACCCTGCGGCGGCTGATGCCGTACCTACCGGCATCGGCGCGCCGGTTCCTGCTGTGGTACTGCACCCTCACCGCGGTCCTCGCCGTCGTCGACGTCGTCGCTCTCATGCTCCTCGCGCTGACCCTCGCTGCCGCAGCGGCGGGCAATACGGTGAGACTGCCCATCGTCGGGACGCTGCCGGAGAGCGCCGTGCCGTGGCTGATCGTCGTGTTGTCAATCCTCGTGGTCGGTAAGTCTGCGGCCAACGTGGGCCTCCAATGGATCGCGACGCGGAGGTTCGCCTCCTACGAGCTCGCTGTGGGCGGACGCCTCTTCTCCGCCTACATCCGCGCGCCCTGGACCGAGCGCCTCGGTCGCAATACGGCCCAGATCGTGCAGATGGCCGACACCGGCATCGCGAATGTCATCGCGGGCTTCCTGCTGCCCATCACAACGCTTCCTGGGCTCGTCGTGACGTCTGTCGGTGTCGCGGGTGTCATTGTCTTCGCACAGCCGCTCACGGCGCTCATCACCGTCGTCTACCTCGGCGGCATCGCCGCGCTGCAGTACGCGGTCTTGGGTTCCAAGACCCGGCAGGCGGGCCGCGTCGCGCGGGACTCCGCGCTCAAGGTCGCCGCACTGATCTCCGGGATGGTCGCCTCGCTCAAGGAGATCACGCTCCGGGGCAAGGCAGACGAGGTGGAGGCGGTCGTCCGGGACCAGCGCGCCTTGACATCGCGCGCTCGCGCCAACGTCAGCTTCCTCTCGTCGGTACCTCGATTCGTGTTCGACGCGGCCATCATCGGCGGGTTCCTCCTCACCGGCGGTCTCGCGTTCGCGTTGGACGGAATGGAGGGGGCGATAGCGGCGATCGCGCTGTTCGGAATCGCCGGGTTCCGCCTCGTGCCTGCGCTCACCGGATTCCAGTCGGTGATCACCCGCACCGTCACCGCAGCGCCGTATGCGGATGCCGTTATCAGCGACATCGAGACGAGCGAGGAATATCTCCGCGCTCAGGAGCATCTCGGTAAGCAGCCGCTTCCTGCTGCCCCGCAGCTGCTGTCGTTCCACGACGTCGGCTTCACCTATCCGAAGGCCGCGGTGCCCGCGGTATCCGGCGTGACGATCGAGATCCCGATGGGCTCCACCGTGGGCATCGCCGGCTCTTCGGGCGCCGGTAAATCTACGCTGGTGGACCTGCTGCTCGGACTGATCACTCCCACAGCGGGGCTTCTCACCATCGACGGGTTGCCGCTGGAAGACGTGCTCGGCGCCTGGCGCTCGCACGTCGGCTACGTGCCGCAGGACGTCACGCTGTTCGACGGAACGATCGCGCAGAACATCGCCCTCACCTGGGGGAAGGACGTGGATCTCGAGCGCGCCGAGCACGCGGCGCGTCGAGCGCAGCTGTGGGACGTGATCGAGCAGCGTGAAGGCGGCCTCAGTTCGCGTGTCGGCGAGCGGGGGCTCACGCTCTCGGGCGGGCAACGTCAGCGGCTCGGCATCGCGCGGGCGCTGTATTCTGACCCGCTGATCCTGGTCCTCGACGAGGCGACGAGCGCTCTGGACACCAAGACGGAGGCTGACGTGGCCGCCGCGATCCAGGGCCTGCAAGGCGAAGTCACCGTCATCGCCGTGGCGCACCGACTGTCGACGATCCGCCCCTTCGACCAGATCCTGTTCATGAAAGAAGGACGCGTCGAGGAGTCAGGGTCGTTCGATGAGGTCGTGGCCGCGAATCGTGAGTTCGCGATGCAGGCGCAGCTGGCGGGTCTGGTGTGA
- a CDS encoding glycosyltransferase produces MRRHVLLTAWAFPPARTSGVHRAVGIANAFAAEGWEVTVLAAPERTFTDNAMVDRSLLAAVDEGVRVERVPFSAQAYDTDVAAWSPLRARHPELWNGLRLARERRVFPEPGFGLWRLELERAAERVHSARRVDLAIGTANPHVDFVPASHLKRGHGVPAIMDYRDAWNVDVFSGTDRASATPAERRWERELMAEADRIWFVNEPIRRWHAERHPESADRMRVVANGFDVTGGRTPAVPFRPPTDALTFGYVGTINFGQFPAEALFAGWELARERDPLIARSRLVLRGHLGRTGVANEDLQSLLDAAAAQGVSYEGPVAKADLADVYAQFDALVLALASGPGVTSGKVFEFAATGLPVVSVHDPASAATSILRSSPVWTPTVSLSAEDVAAALSEVGRRTLAQTPEDRAAAIAWGAQWERGKQLASAVADATALVDERKT; encoded by the coding sequence GTGAGGCGGCACGTCCTGCTCACGGCCTGGGCCTTCCCGCCGGCGCGGACCTCAGGAGTGCACCGCGCCGTCGGGATCGCGAACGCCTTCGCTGCTGAAGGCTGGGAGGTGACCGTGCTCGCTGCTCCGGAGCGAACGTTCACCGACAATGCGATGGTCGACCGCTCGCTCCTCGCCGCAGTGGATGAGGGTGTCAGAGTCGAGCGCGTGCCGTTCTCGGCGCAGGCGTACGACACCGACGTGGCAGCTTGGTCGCCACTGCGTGCGCGGCACCCGGAGCTGTGGAACGGCCTGCGGCTCGCCCGGGAGCGCCGTGTCTTCCCGGAGCCGGGCTTCGGGCTGTGGCGCCTCGAACTGGAGCGCGCCGCTGAGCGCGTACATTCTGCGCGCCGCGTCGACCTCGCCATTGGTACGGCCAACCCGCATGTGGACTTCGTCCCGGCGAGCCATCTCAAGCGCGGCCATGGGGTGCCCGCGATCATGGACTATCGCGACGCCTGGAACGTCGACGTCTTCTCCGGCACGGATCGTGCGTCCGCGACGCCGGCCGAGCGCCGCTGGGAGCGCGAACTCATGGCTGAAGCGGACCGCATCTGGTTCGTCAACGAGCCGATCCGCCGCTGGCATGCCGAACGCCACCCCGAGTCTGCGGACCGGATGCGCGTCGTGGCCAACGGCTTCGATGTGACAGGCGGGCGTACCCCGGCGGTGCCCTTCCGCCCGCCGACGGACGCACTGACGTTCGGCTACGTCGGGACGATCAACTTCGGACAGTTCCCCGCTGAGGCGCTCTTCGCCGGGTGGGAGCTGGCACGGGAGCGGGATCCTCTCATCGCGCGGTCTCGCCTCGTGCTGCGCGGACACCTCGGGCGCACCGGTGTCGCAAACGAGGACCTGCAGAGCCTGCTGGACGCCGCAGCCGCACAGGGTGTGAGCTACGAAGGTCCGGTCGCGAAGGCTGATCTCGCCGATGTGTACGCCCAGTTCGACGCTCTCGTGCTCGCCCTAGCGAGCGGGCCGGGGGTCACCAGCGGCAAGGTCTTCGAATTCGCCGCGACCGGTCTGCCGGTCGTCTCCGTCCATGACCCTGCGAGCGCCGCGACGAGCATCCTGCGTTCATCGCCGGTCTGGACGCCGACAGTGTCGCTGTCGGCGGAGGATGTGGCGGCGGCCCTGTCGGAGGTCGGGCGGCGGACCCTCGCCCAGACCCCCGAAGACCGCGCGGCGGCGATCGCCTGGGGCGCGCAGTGGGAACGCGGCAAACAGTTGGCGAGCGCTGTGGCCGATGCCACGGCGCTCGTAGATGAGAGGAAGACCTGA
- a CDS encoding glycosyltransferase: MTARKPHLLYTAWSFPPSRAGGVYRALATVNAFADAGWDVTVLTVPRGIFVDSTGADFRLEEQIRPGVRVVRDEPHVPAFQNDIARWPRARARHPELFKLADMRKDFRHFPEPNYGRWRPSLERAAERIHAERRVDLAIGTANPHVDFIPGWHLHRRFGVPYVMDYRDAWQLDVFTGHKLITALPVVNRWEAKLMANAREVWFVNDAIRQWHERQHPQPASRMRVVANGFEEYGSPLTVPVRAGREQGLVFGYIGTITDKVPFRELVAGWAIARARGGPISNARLSLRGYLGHFGTVSEQLQTALDRGRDLGIRYEGPVSKADIAGVYAGFDALVLALGAGRYVTSGKVYEYAATGMPVAAIHDPGNAATDVLQGSPVHVPVAEVTPEAIADALEETARRALDQTPQERSAAQQAASGYSRTAQLTPRIETLRPE; this comes from the coding sequence ATGACCGCCCGTAAACCGCACCTGCTCTACACGGCCTGGAGCTTCCCGCCCAGCCGTGCGGGCGGCGTCTACCGAGCGCTGGCGACGGTGAACGCCTTCGCCGACGCCGGGTGGGACGTGACCGTGCTGACCGTCCCGCGGGGCATCTTCGTCGATTCCACCGGCGCGGACTTCCGCCTTGAGGAGCAGATCCGGCCGGGAGTGCGCGTGGTCCGTGATGAGCCGCACGTGCCTGCGTTCCAGAACGACATCGCCCGGTGGCCCCGCGCACGGGCGCGTCATCCCGAGCTGTTCAAACTCGCCGACATGCGCAAGGACTTCCGGCACTTTCCCGAGCCGAACTACGGTCGCTGGCGGCCGTCGCTCGAGCGCGCCGCCGAGCGAATCCATGCCGAGCGCCGGGTCGACCTCGCGATCGGGACCGCGAACCCGCACGTCGATTTCATCCCGGGGTGGCACCTGCATCGCCGATTCGGCGTGCCCTACGTCATGGACTATCGCGACGCCTGGCAGCTCGATGTGTTCACGGGGCACAAGCTCATCACTGCGCTGCCCGTGGTGAACCGCTGGGAGGCGAAACTCATGGCGAACGCCCGAGAGGTGTGGTTCGTCAACGACGCGATCAGGCAATGGCACGAGCGGCAGCATCCGCAGCCCGCGAGCCGAATGCGCGTCGTGGCCAACGGATTCGAGGAGTACGGCTCCCCGCTGACCGTCCCGGTGCGCGCCGGTCGCGAGCAGGGCCTGGTCTTCGGCTACATCGGCACCATCACAGACAAGGTCCCGTTCCGTGAGCTTGTGGCGGGGTGGGCCATCGCTCGGGCGCGCGGGGGCCCGATCTCGAACGCGCGACTATCGTTGCGGGGCTACCTCGGCCACTTCGGCACGGTCAGTGAGCAGCTCCAGACTGCCCTCGATCGGGGCCGTGACCTCGGCATCCGCTACGAGGGACCGGTGAGCAAGGCCGACATCGCCGGTGTCTACGCCGGCTTCGATGCACTCGTATTGGCGCTCGGCGCCGGCCGCTACGTCACGAGCGGAAAGGTCTACGAGTACGCCGCGACCGGCATGCCGGTGGCGGCGATCCATGACCCGGGCAACGCTGCAACGGATGTCCTTCAGGGTTCACCGGTGCACGTGCCGGTTGCAGAGGTGACGCCCGAGGCCATCGCCGATGCACTCGAGGAGACAGCGCGCCGTGCGCTGGATCAGACGCCGCAGGAGCGGAGCGCCGCACAGCAGGCCGCGTCGGGATACTCGCGCACCGCTCAGCTCACGCCGCGGATCGAGACGCTCCGCCCGGAGTGA
- a CDS encoding glycosyltransferase family 4 protein — MRILIVTPWFPTTGKPESGLFVAREAAALAVEHEVRVLHLDANNAPGDPVTLPGVRIARRAMRRANPLDHLRTRRQVRLAAQDADVLHTHALPLLLPWLVGRPSAGPWVHTEHWSGITAPQTLSRVERAIRRVLLPVLRRPDVVVTECERLAAAVRKHRHGPTDIVPCIVTDARPVASPRRPGVLRLVAVGGLIRRKGPDIALDTVAELRRRGRDVHLRWVGRGPLQEHLDARIRDEGLGDVVALTGALPAEGVAAELDAADIFLLPTQGDNFCVVTAEALVHGRPIVSGAATGAVDYADAAVSAFVTDQTGPAYADAVADVARRTARMSAEDIAATVHGRFTPSRVRELLTAIYSDLTR, encoded by the coding sequence GTGCGCATCCTCATCGTCACGCCGTGGTTCCCTACGACGGGGAAGCCGGAGTCGGGTCTCTTCGTCGCCCGCGAAGCCGCAGCGTTGGCGGTCGAGCATGAGGTCCGGGTGCTGCATCTGGACGCCAACAACGCGCCCGGCGACCCGGTGACGCTCCCCGGCGTCCGCATCGCCCGCCGCGCGATGCGGCGGGCGAACCCCCTCGATCATCTGCGCACGCGACGCCAGGTCCGCCTCGCCGCTCAGGACGCCGACGTCCTGCACACCCACGCTCTCCCCCTGCTGCTGCCCTGGCTGGTCGGTCGGCCATCCGCCGGTCCGTGGGTTCACACCGAGCATTGGTCGGGGATCACCGCACCCCAGACGCTCAGTCGCGTCGAGAGGGCAATCCGTCGGGTGCTGCTGCCGGTGCTGCGGCGCCCCGACGTCGTCGTGACGGAGTGCGAGCGACTCGCCGCGGCGGTTCGCAAGCACCGCCACGGACCGACCGACATCGTGCCGTGCATTGTGACGGACGCCCGCCCGGTGGCCTCTCCGCGGCGACCGGGAGTTCTGCGCCTCGTCGCTGTGGGAGGGCTGATCCGGCGGAAGGGACCGGACATCGCCCTCGACACCGTCGCAGAGCTGCGGCGCCGGGGTCGGGACGTTCACCTGCGATGGGTCGGCCGAGGCCCCCTGCAGGAGCACCTCGACGCACGTATCAGGGATGAAGGGCTCGGGGATGTCGTCGCCCTCACTGGCGCTCTCCCCGCAGAGGGTGTCGCCGCCGAGCTGGATGCCGCAGATATCTTCCTGCTCCCGACGCAGGGTGACAACTTCTGCGTGGTGACCGCGGAGGCACTGGTACACGGTCGACCGATCGTCAGCGGAGCGGCAACCGGTGCTGTCGACTACGCGGATGCCGCCGTCTCGGCCTTTGTCACCGACCAGACCGGGCCGGCCTACGCCGACGCGGTGGCCGACGTCGCACGGCGCACCGCCCGCATGTCGGCGGAGGACATCGCGGCGACCGTACATGGACGGTTCACGCCCAGCCGCGTGCGCGAACTCCTCACCGCGATCTACAGCGACCTCACCCGCTGA
- the wecB gene encoding non-hydrolyzing UDP-N-acetylglucosamine 2-epimerase gives MKIVSVVGARPQFVKLAPIHHAAQASGVDHVIVHTGQHYDPMLSDVFFEDLGIASPDVHLGVGSGSHGVQTGAMLAALDAVFDAQQPDWVLVYGDTNSTVAAALSAVKMHLPVAHLEAGLRSFNRRMPEEHNRVMTDHVADLLLAPTQVAVDHLASEGLAPRTVLVGDVMTDVLFQVRDQVAGRPSPLAAELGLSAGAYYVATIHRAENTDDPIRLAEVASALAGLDKPVVLLAHPRVVAKAAAHGIALTQGALVAHSPLAYPDLIASALHSAGVVTDSGGLQKEAFLLRVPCTTVRTETEWVETVELGWNVLAGTAEEVAAGVQRARPTDTDAAPYGDGRAAERVVDELLRHAG, from the coding sequence GTGAAGATCGTCAGCGTCGTGGGCGCGCGCCCGCAGTTCGTCAAGCTCGCCCCCATCCACCATGCTGCGCAGGCTTCAGGCGTCGACCATGTCATCGTGCACACGGGCCAGCACTACGATCCGATGCTGTCGGACGTGTTCTTCGAGGACCTGGGGATCGCTTCGCCCGATGTTCACCTAGGCGTCGGCAGTGGGTCGCACGGTGTGCAGACCGGCGCGATGCTCGCCGCTCTCGACGCGGTCTTCGACGCCCAGCAGCCGGACTGGGTCCTTGTGTACGGCGACACGAACTCGACAGTTGCGGCGGCCCTCTCCGCCGTCAAGATGCACCTGCCAGTCGCGCATCTGGAAGCGGGGCTGCGCAGCTTCAACAGGCGGATGCCGGAGGAACACAACCGCGTGATGACCGACCACGTGGCTGACCTCCTCCTCGCCCCCACGCAGGTCGCCGTCGATCATCTCGCCTCGGAGGGCCTGGCACCGCGGACGGTGCTCGTCGGTGATGTGATGACCGACGTTCTCTTCCAGGTGCGTGATCAGGTCGCCGGCCGTCCTTCGCCGCTCGCCGCCGAACTCGGGTTGTCTGCAGGGGCATACTACGTCGCGACGATCCACCGTGCTGAGAACACCGACGACCCGATTCGCCTTGCCGAAGTGGCGTCCGCGCTTGCGGGGCTCGACAAGCCCGTCGTCCTTCTCGCCCACCCGCGCGTGGTCGCGAAGGCCGCGGCCCACGGAATCGCGCTCACGCAGGGGGCGTTGGTCGCGCACTCGCCGCTGGCCTACCCCGACCTCATCGCGTCGGCACTGCACAGCGCGGGGGTTGTCACGGACTCTGGTGGTCTGCAGAAGGAGGCGTTTCTGCTGCGGGTGCCTTGTACCACGGTGCGCACCGAGACGGAGTGGGTGGAGACGGTGGAGCTCGGGTGGAATGTCCTCGCCGGCACCGCCGAGGAGGTTGCCGCCGGCGTGCAGCGGGCCCGTCCGACCGACACCGACGCCGCCCCGTACGGTGACGGCCGGGCAGCGGAGCGCGTCGTGGACGAGCTCCTGCGTCACGCCGGCTAG
- a CDS encoding cell wall-binding repeat-containing protein, with protein MRLVPLRSAAAATVLALAVGLLSAPPAAASAQQPIEETTVASAATSATVTRAAGQSRYETAVELSKRLAPGQNAVFVATGADFPDALSAAAAAGSIGGPVLLTPSSWIQDTVMAEIRRLAPNTIYVLGGPTVVSESVSAKLATIAPVERIHGTNRYETSRTIVSRFFSSSTEMILATGRGYADALAAGAAAGSRKIPALLVDGDKATLDTATMRLIEDSGARTIWLAGGHGAVSIGIEQELRTAGFSVRRYGGATRYDTAAAITAAFRASEPATIFVTTGQDFPDALAAAAVAAQTGAALYLSRATCVPLAPRTAIAAASTVPRVVVGGIAVVSDAAARNTSCGDTAPPPPSWATTHWTFSTTTEAPYLDRPPVNVHDPGIVLDATGLRVMNFGPGGTRADHPVAYAQYGLSALLEYQNTGNTVWLDRALRHAQRLVEIHTDRGDAWHFPYLFDWRNANGQTLKAPWWSAMSQGEALSLFVRLFEETGDTGWRAAADHTWAGLQQPRSAAEPWTTVTDQNLLWFEEYAGNLPPLRVLNGHIFALFGVYDYWKLTGDRTARRYLDGAATSVLTVMPKIRIPGQVSYYCWAPECRSPAWQNWRYHLIHSWQLDTLARLTGDTRFTDWSDLLRRDWSQNARLREEHFEPDPLGFVAE; from the coding sequence ATGCGTCTCGTCCCACTACGCTCCGCCGCCGCCGCCACGGTGCTGGCCCTCGCCGTGGGTCTGCTCAGCGCGCCACCCGCCGCCGCCTCCGCTCAGCAACCGATCGAAGAGACCACCGTTGCGAGCGCAGCAACGAGCGCGACGGTCACCCGCGCGGCCGGGCAGAGCAGGTACGAGACCGCCGTGGAGCTCAGCAAACGCCTGGCGCCAGGCCAGAACGCGGTCTTCGTCGCCACCGGGGCAGACTTCCCCGACGCGCTGAGTGCGGCCGCCGCGGCAGGCAGCATCGGCGGACCCGTGTTGTTGACGCCCTCCTCATGGATACAAGACACGGTGATGGCGGAAATCCGACGTCTCGCCCCGAATACCATCTACGTTCTGGGCGGACCGACGGTGGTGTCGGAGAGCGTCAGCGCAAAGCTCGCGACCATCGCTCCCGTCGAACGCATTCACGGAACTAACAGGTACGAAACGTCACGGACGATAGTGAGCCGCTTCTTCTCCTCGAGCACCGAGATGATTCTGGCCACCGGGCGCGGGTACGCCGATGCCCTGGCGGCGGGCGCTGCGGCTGGGTCACGCAAGATCCCCGCCCTGCTCGTGGACGGTGACAAAGCCACGCTCGACACTGCCACCATGCGGCTCATCGAAGACAGCGGGGCCCGGACTATCTGGCTCGCCGGGGGTCACGGCGCCGTAAGCATCGGGATCGAGCAGGAGTTGCGAACCGCCGGTTTCTCGGTCCGCCGCTACGGAGGCGCGACACGCTATGACACCGCAGCGGCTATTACAGCGGCGTTCCGAGCAAGCGAACCCGCGACGATCTTCGTCACCACGGGGCAGGACTTCCCCGACGCGCTCGCAGCAGCCGCGGTGGCAGCCCAGACCGGTGCCGCCCTGTATCTCTCCCGCGCCACATGCGTGCCCCTCGCCCCGCGCACCGCCATCGCCGCTGCCAGCACCGTGCCGCGCGTCGTCGTCGGCGGAATCGCGGTGGTCTCCGACGCTGCAGCTCGGAACACGAGCTGCGGTGACACCGCTCCCCCGCCCCCCTCCTGGGCGACGACCCACTGGACGTTCTCCACGACGACCGAGGCGCCCTACCTGGACCGGCCGCCGGTCAACGTCCACGACCCGGGCATCGTGCTGGATGCAACGGGGCTGCGGGTGATGAATTTCGGGCCGGGAGGTACGCGGGCAGACCACCCCGTCGCATATGCGCAATATGGATTGTCGGCGCTGCTCGAATACCAGAACACCGGCAACACAGTGTGGCTGGACAGGGCGCTCCGACACGCGCAGCGCCTCGTGGAGATCCACACGGACCGTGGCGACGCGTGGCACTTCCCATATCTCTTCGACTGGCGCAACGCGAACGGGCAGACGCTGAAGGCTCCCTGGTGGTCGGCGATGAGTCAGGGCGAGGCACTGAGCCTGTTCGTGCGCCTCTTCGAAGAGACCGGCGACACGGGCTGGCGGGCTGCCGCCGATCACACCTGGGCGGGGCTGCAGCAGCCTCGGTCTGCTGCTGAGCCCTGGACGACGGTCACTGATCAGAACCTTCTGTGGTTCGAGGAGTACGCAGGCAACCTGCCGCCGCTGCGGGTCCTCAATGGGCACATCTTCGCTCTGTTCGGCGTGTACGACTACTGGAAACTGACCGGAGACCGCACAGCCCGACGGTATCTCGACGGCGCGGCGACCTCAGTGCTCACCGTCATGCCGAAGATCCGTATCCCCGGTCAGGTCTCGTATTACTGCTGGGCTCCCGAATGCCGCTCCCCCGCATGGCAGAACTGGCGCTATCACCTGATCCACTCTTGGCAGCTGGATACCCTCGCCCGCCTGACCGGTGACACCCGTTTCACTGACTGGTCCGACCTGCTGCGCCGCGACTGGAGCCAGAACGCTCGGTTGCGGGAGGAGCACTTCGAGCCGGATCCTCTCGGCTTCGTCGCCGAGTGA